One Streptomyces sp. NBC_00223 genomic window carries:
- a CDS encoding Dyp-type peroxidase, whose translation MAADLKLRESTEIQGDILAGFKKDHVTMLFLQFGDLMASRSWLEDITPQIATTAQVAAFNKEFSEARKQSAGDDPRSYKALWLGLGLTHEGLKFLTAGQEVFPRVPVGTTIEAFVQGPYERALALGDTDDSDPKHWLFGNNHHRTVHAVLTLAADSEAQLTTALMAQREAASRARALIVFEQAAATLTGGRRGKEHFGFKDGVSEPGVRGFDEEDPERKGYAKGHPGTRLIDAGEFVIGEEPSPAHSPDTYARKDMPAWMNHGSFQVIRRLEQDVPGWWAQVSDALRTLIDRKVVPQGTSTEWLAARMVGRWRSGASVAKCPVKPITTPDAEPDNDFSYADDPDGIGTPLFSHLRKSNPRDGLVDGGELVDEKFIDARRIIRRGAPYGQPFDPTSDDEGSSPDASRGLMFVSYQADLVGQFEFIQADWINDPDFPHGREDRPGPDAMVSGKLADTNDGKVSFESHSPSGERQATTLNLNQFVRTRGAVYAFAPAISTLRLLSQGCLNGESPAGR comes from the coding sequence ATGGCCGCAGACCTGAAGTTGCGAGAAAGCACCGAGATCCAGGGCGACATCCTCGCCGGATTCAAGAAGGACCATGTGACCATGCTGTTCCTCCAGTTCGGGGACCTCATGGCGTCCCGGTCCTGGCTGGAGGACATCACCCCGCAGATCGCCACCACCGCGCAGGTGGCCGCGTTCAACAAGGAGTTCAGCGAGGCCCGCAAGCAGTCCGCGGGCGACGACCCCCGCAGCTACAAGGCCCTCTGGCTGGGCCTCGGCCTCACCCACGAGGGCCTGAAGTTCCTCACCGCCGGCCAGGAGGTGTTCCCCCGGGTCCCGGTCGGCACGACGATCGAGGCGTTCGTCCAGGGCCCGTACGAGCGGGCGCTGGCGCTCGGCGACACCGACGACAGCGACCCCAAGCACTGGCTGTTCGGCAACAACCACCACCGGACCGTGCACGCGGTGCTCACCCTCGCCGCCGACTCCGAGGCCCAGCTGACCACCGCCCTCATGGCGCAGCGCGAGGCCGCCTCCAGGGCCCGCGCCCTGATCGTCTTCGAGCAGGCGGCCGCGACGCTGACGGGCGGCCGCAGGGGCAAGGAGCACTTCGGCTTCAAGGACGGCGTGAGCGAGCCGGGCGTACGGGGCTTCGACGAGGAGGACCCCGAGCGCAAGGGCTACGCGAAGGGCCACCCCGGCACCCGGCTGATCGACGCCGGGGAGTTCGTCATCGGCGAGGAGCCGTCCCCCGCGCACTCGCCGGACACCTACGCCCGTAAGGACATGCCGGCCTGGATGAACCACGGTTCCTTCCAGGTGATCCGCCGGCTCGAACAGGACGTCCCCGGTTGGTGGGCCCAGGTGTCCGACGCGCTGCGGACGCTGATCGACCGCAAGGTCGTACCGCAGGGGACGAGCACGGAGTGGCTGGCCGCGCGGATGGTCGGCCGCTGGCGCTCCGGCGCCTCCGTGGCCAAGTGCCCGGTCAAGCCGATCACCACCCCGGACGCCGAACCGGACAACGATTTCAGTTACGCCGACGACCCCGACGGCATCGGTACGCCGCTCTTCTCGCACCTGCGCAAGAGCAATCCGCGCGACGGGCTGGTCGACGGCGGTGAACTCGTCGACGAGAAGTTCATCGACGCCCGCCGGATCATCCGCCGCGGTGCCCCGTACGGGCAGCCCTTCGACCCGACCTCGGACGACGAGGGGTCCTCGCCCGACGCCTCCCGCGGGCTGATGTTCGTCAGCTACCAGGCCGACCTGGTGGGCCAGTTCGAGTTCATCCAGGCCGACTGGATCAACGACCCCGACTTCCCGCACGGCCGCGAGGACCGGCCGGGGCCCGACGCCATGGTCAGCGGCAAGCTCGCCGACACCAACGACGGGAAGGTGAGCTTCGAGAGCCACTCACCGTCCGGCGAGCGGCAGGCCACCACCTTGAACCTCAACCAGTTCGTCAGGACCCGCGGCGCGGTCTACGCCTTCGCCCCCGCCATCAGCACCCTGCGGCTGCTCTCCCAGGGCTGTCTGAACGGCGAGAGCCCGGCCGGCCGCTGA
- a CDS encoding galactose oxidase early set domain-containing protein, whose product MSRRRQSQVLAACAAVLAFTTTTVLTTPLSSASAASSASGPLAGKGGPRITQDEVRSEVRPEEVRAFGQPAAESLAKDRIGLRAVQTDYPQTTRTARLKALTESQAAANEKFDPAKFGRFTDYFSSPDFGVHVALLPTGKVLLFSFESVEDNPQKETAPTDVIGAANAGRAYVWDPARGEGPDAFKAVPPPIVDMPDGTDEPRPAPFFCAGHSYLPNGMVGVFGGNLGGNGGTGAKLSLIFDPWTETWHREQDMSVGRWYPTVVTGADGRQVIMSGQSELGWGTPTPVIEQFPQKSVPVSYDPAHAPDNVAVDKWKADAPYRMDYPQLFSLNDGKIYGFGRDADQQWLFDPATQSRTSLPDRPDGGLRNYGSAVALPNGAAGPNSALVLGGNRNDPNTYLFSGGKWSTSTPRAFGRTQDDTLILPDGNLFTVNGAYDIRDYGNGPYNPNADLKYRQTELRDADGKWTLGPVQRLPRGYHSNAVILPDGRIMVTGDELQQIANNPDIKSGQNGTIEIYEPAYLHQGARPVLSAAPTGPVGYGTNLRVSTTTPTQVSRAVLLAPITSTHSVDTSQRYLDLPIASRAGNQLVLKAPPSAKAAPPGYYLLFLLNDKGVPSVAKWVQLAPGA is encoded by the coding sequence ATGTCCCGCAGGAGACAGTCGCAGGTGCTGGCGGCCTGTGCCGCCGTACTCGCCTTCACGACCACCACCGTCCTGACCACACCCCTGTCGTCCGCCTCCGCCGCGTCGTCCGCCTCCGGCCCCCTCGCGGGCAAGGGCGGACCGCGGATCACGCAGGACGAGGTGCGCTCGGAGGTCAGGCCGGAGGAGGTCAGGGCGTTCGGCCAGCCCGCCGCCGAATCGCTGGCCAAGGACCGGATCGGCCTGCGCGCGGTCCAGACGGACTACCCGCAGACCACCCGTACCGCCCGGCTCAAGGCGCTCACCGAGTCGCAGGCGGCGGCCAACGAGAAGTTCGACCCGGCGAAGTTCGGCAGGTTCACCGACTACTTCTCCAGCCCGGACTTCGGCGTGCACGTCGCCCTGCTGCCCACCGGCAAGGTGCTGCTGTTCTCGTTCGAGAGCGTCGAGGACAACCCGCAGAAGGAGACCGCGCCCACCGATGTCATCGGCGCCGCCAACGCCGGCCGCGCGTATGTGTGGGACCCGGCGCGCGGTGAGGGCCCGGACGCCTTCAAGGCCGTGCCGCCGCCGATCGTCGACATGCCGGACGGCACCGACGAGCCGCGGCCCGCGCCCTTCTTCTGCGCGGGGCACTCCTACCTGCCCAACGGCATGGTCGGCGTCTTCGGCGGCAACCTCGGCGGCAACGGCGGGACCGGCGCCAAGCTCTCGCTGATCTTCGACCCGTGGACCGAGACCTGGCACCGCGAGCAGGACATGTCGGTCGGCCGCTGGTACCCGACCGTGGTGACCGGCGCCGACGGCCGGCAGGTCATCATGTCCGGCCAGTCCGAGCTGGGCTGGGGCACCCCCACCCCGGTCATCGAGCAGTTCCCCCAGAAGAGCGTCCCCGTCTCCTACGACCCGGCCCACGCGCCGGACAACGTCGCCGTCGACAAGTGGAAGGCCGACGCGCCCTACCGGATGGACTACCCGCAGCTGTTCTCGCTGAACGACGGCAAGATCTACGGCTTCGGACGTGACGCCGACCAGCAGTGGCTGTTCGACCCGGCCACCCAGTCCCGTACGTCGCTGCCCGACCGGCCCGACGGGGGCCTGCGCAACTACGGTTCGGCGGTCGCGCTGCCCAACGGCGCCGCGGGCCCGAACTCCGCGCTGGTGCTCGGCGGCAACCGCAACGACCCCAACACCTATCTGTTCTCCGGCGGCAAGTGGAGCACCTCCACCCCGCGCGCCTTCGGCCGCACCCAGGACGACACGCTCATCCTGCCGGACGGCAATCTGTTCACGGTCAACGGCGCCTACGACATCCGGGACTACGGCAACGGCCCGTACAACCCCAACGCCGACCTGAAGTACCGTCAGACCGAGCTGCGCGACGCCGACGGCAAGTGGACGCTCGGCCCGGTCCAGCGCCTGCCGCGCGGCTACCACTCCAACGCCGTCATCCTGCCCGACGGCCGGATCATGGTCACCGGTGACGAGCTCCAGCAGATCGCCAACAACCCGGACATCAAGTCGGGCCAGAACGGCACCATCGAGATCTACGAGCCCGCGTATCTGCACCAGGGCGCCCGGCCGGTGCTGAGCGCCGCGCCCACAGGCCCGGTCGGCTACGGCACCAATCTGCGGGTCAGCACCACCACGCCGACGCAGGTCAGCCGCGCGGTGCTGCTGGCGCCGATCACCTCGACGCACTCGGTGGACACCAGCCAGCGGTATCTGGACCTGCCGATCGCCAGCCGCGCGGGCAACCAGCTCGTGCTCAAGGCCCCGCCGTCCGCCAAGGCGGCCCCGCCCGGCTACTACCTGCTCTTCCTGCTCAACGACAAGGGTGTGCCCAGCGTCGCCAAGTGGGTCCAACTGGCGCCCGGCGCCTGA